In the Deinococcus planocerae genome, CTCCCCGCTCGGGGCCCCCGCGTGAGCACCCTCATCCTCGTTCGGCACGGTCAGGCCACCCCCTTCGAGGCCGACACCGACCGCCTTTCCCGCTTGGGGGAGGAACAGGCCCGCGCGGTGGGAACCTTTCTCGCGGAGGCGGGAGTCGAACCCACCGACGTGTTCTGCGGCCCGCTCGTCCGGCAGCGCGAGAGCGCCCGGCTGGCCGCAGAGTCGGCGGCGGGGGAGTGGCCCGAGCCCGTGGTGGACCCCCGCCTCGCCGAGTACGACGGCGACGGCCTGACCCGCACCCTGGGGCCGCTCCTCGCCGCCCGGGACCCGAAGTTTGGCGCCCTGCTGCGCGCCTCGGAAGAGGGACGGCTCGGGCCGGAGCGCAACCGCCACTTCCAGCGGATGCTCGAACCCCTGGCGGAGGCGTACCTGCGGGGCGAGGTGACGCATCCCGGGGTGGAGACCTGGGCCGCCTTCCGCGCCCGCGTCCACGCTTTCCTGCGGGAACTCCTTACGGGTCCTTCGGGCCGCACCGTCCTCGCCTTCTCCTCGGGCGGCGTGATCGGCGTGACCGTCGCCGCCGTCCTGCGCGCTCCCGACGACTCGGCCCTGACCTTGAACTGGCGCGTCCGGAACGGCAGCCTCACCCGACTCACCTACGGCGGCGGGCGCGCCAGCCTCGACTCGTTCAACGAGACCGGCCACCTCGACCCCGATCTCACCTCCTGGCGCTGAGCGCCGCGAAAGGAAAACCGATGCCCCTCGATCCCCACCTTCAGGAAGTCCTGCTCCAGCTCGCCGCCGCGCCCCAGCCGAACGGTCTGGAGGAGATGCGCGCCGCCGTGATCGCCAATGCCGCCCGCGCTCCGAAGCGGGACGTGACCATCGCCGGGACGCGCGACCTGACCATCCCCGGCCCGGCGTCCGACCTCCCCGCCCGGCTCTACACCCCGGTGGGGGAGGGACCACACCCCCTGACCGTGTTCTTCCATGGCGGAGGCTTCGTCGCGTATTCCATCGAGACGCACGACAGCGTGTGCCGCGAGCTGTGTGCCGAGGCGAACACCGCCGTCCTGAGCGTCGAATACCGCCTCGCGCCCGAGCACCGCTTCCCCGCCGGGGCGGACGACGCCTACGCCGCGCTGGTGTGGGCCGCCGCCCATGCCGGGGAACTGGGCGCCGACTCCACCCGCCTCGCGGTGGCGGGCGACAGCGCCGGGGCGAGCCTGTGCATCGCCTGCACCCAGCGGGCCCGGGACGAGGGTGGTCCGGCGGTCAAGGCCCAGCTCCTGATCTACCCCGCCGCCGACTTCGTCAACGTGGACCGCTACCCCAGCCGCCGCGAGAACGCCCAGGGCTACTTCCTGACCGAGGAGCGCATGGCCTTTTTCGGCCAGATGTACCTCGCCGACCCCGCGCACGCCGCGCACCCGCACGTCAGCCCCCTCCACGCCGCCGAACTCCACGACCTGCCGCCCGCCCTCGTCCTGACCGCCGAGTTCGACCCCCTGCGCGACGAGGGCATCGCCTACGTCGAGGCGCTGAGGCAGGCGGGGGTGCGCGCCGAGCACCAGCCCGGCCCCGGCATGATCCACGGCTTCGCCAACATGACGGCTTTCTCGCCCGCCGCCGCGGGGCTGATGGATCAGGCGGCGCGGTGGCTGAAGGCGGAGTTGTCCGGAGGTCAAGACACCAGCGGTTCAGAACTTTCAGCCCCCTCTGTGGCCGACTGAAACGCGGGCCGTCATCCTGCGGGCATGACGACCGAACAACTGGACGTGCTGCGCGTTTCCGACCCGGCGCAGGCCCGTGCGCTGAAGGGACACATCGACCTGTTGGGACGTTTCGTCTCGCCCGCCTCGCCGAGCGACGTGGCCGCGGCGATGGGTCAACCCGCCA is a window encoding:
- a CDS encoding histidine phosphatase family protein gives rise to the protein MSTLILVRHGQATPFEADTDRLSRLGEEQARAVGTFLAEAGVEPTDVFCGPLVRQRESARLAAESAAGEWPEPVVDPRLAEYDGDGLTRTLGPLLAARDPKFGALLRASEEGRLGPERNRHFQRMLEPLAEAYLRGEVTHPGVETWAAFRARVHAFLRELLTGPSGRTVLAFSSGGVIGVTVAAVLRAPDDSALTLNWRVRNGSLTRLTYGGGRASLDSFNETGHLDPDLTSWR
- a CDS encoding alpha/beta hydrolase → MPLDPHLQEVLLQLAAAPQPNGLEEMRAAVIANAARAPKRDVTIAGTRDLTIPGPASDLPARLYTPVGEGPHPLTVFFHGGGFVAYSIETHDSVCRELCAEANTAVLSVEYRLAPEHRFPAGADDAYAALVWAAAHAGELGADSTRLAVAGDSAGASLCIACTQRARDEGGPAVKAQLLIYPAADFVNVDRYPSRRENAQGYFLTEERMAFFGQMYLADPAHAAHPHVSPLHAAELHDLPPALVLTAEFDPLRDEGIAYVEALRQAGVRAEHQPGPGMIHGFANMTAFSPAAAGLMDQAARWLKAELSGGQDTSGSELSAPSVAD